The Gammaproteobacteria bacterium genome window below encodes:
- a CDS encoding porin: protein MKQLRQLFPSACIATACAAAAPGALASDIEDLRGEIEELRSQLDATVTLLEEQGSGTDHGHSADASTLGGYGELHYNNLDSGSELDFHRFVLFFGHRFSDRIRFASELELEHALAEDTDNGSGPGAVELEQAVVEFDITDQFRVRGGLFLVPVGILNETHEPPTFYGAERNPVEKNIIPTTWWEGGAGLAGELAPGLAYDVAVTSGLKVPTTGSSAYKIRNGRQKVAEASAESLAYTAKLAWTGLPGVELAGSVQYQEDITQGAKDVSATLYEVHAVINQGPFGLRALYAAWNLDGNDPKASGRNKQNGWYVEPSWKPAPKVGLFARYSAWDNEAGSTADTENKQTNVGVNFWPHEQVVLKADLQHQGGAGDDDGFNLGVGYYF from the coding sequence TCGCCACCGCTTGCGCTGCCGCCGCGCCCGGCGCACTGGCCAGCGATATCGAGGATCTGCGGGGGGAAATCGAGGAACTTCGCAGCCAGCTGGATGCTACCGTCACCCTGCTGGAAGAGCAGGGCAGCGGCACCGACCATGGCCACAGCGCCGATGCCTCCACCCTCGGCGGCTACGGTGAACTGCACTACAACAATCTGGACAGCGGCAGCGAACTCGATTTTCACCGCTTCGTGCTGTTTTTCGGCCACCGGTTTTCCGACCGCATCCGCTTTGCCAGTGAGTTGGAGCTGGAGCATGCCCTGGCGGAGGACACCGACAACGGCTCCGGTCCCGGCGCGGTGGAACTGGAGCAGGCCGTCGTCGAGTTCGACATAACGGATCAATTCCGTGTTCGCGGGGGGTTGTTCCTGGTGCCCGTGGGCATTCTCAACGAAACCCATGAACCGCCCACCTTTTATGGCGCGGAGCGCAACCCGGTGGAAAAAAACATCATCCCCACCACCTGGTGGGAGGGGGGCGCGGGCTTGGCGGGCGAGCTGGCGCCGGGTCTGGCCTATGACGTGGCTGTGACGTCCGGTCTCAAGGTGCCCACCACCGGCAGCAGCGCCTACAAAATCCGCAATGGCCGGCAGAAAGTGGCCGAAGCCAGCGCCGAAAGCCTGGCCTACACCGCCAAGCTGGCCTGGACCGGCTTGCCCGGCGTGGAACTCGCCGGCAGCGTGCAATACCAGGAAGACATCACCCAGGGTGCCAAAGACGTAAGCGCCACGCTTTACGAAGTGCACGCGGTGATCAACCAGGGTCCGTTTGGCCTGCGCGCCCTGTACGCCGCCTGGAATCTGGACGGTAACGACCCCAAAGCCAGCGGCCGCAACAAGCAAAATGGCTGGTACGTGGAACCGTCGTGGAAGCCAGCGCCCAAGGTAGGCCTGTTCGCCCGCTACAGCGCCTGGGATAATGAAGCCGGTTCCACAGCGGATACGGAGAACAAGCAAACCAATGTGGGGGTCAACTTCTGGCCCCATGAACAGGTGGTGTTGAAAGCCGACCTCCAGCACCAGGGGGGCGCCGGCGATGACGACGGCTTCAACCTGGGTGTGGGTTATTACTTCTGA